In the Magnolia sinica isolate HGM2019 chromosome 15, MsV1, whole genome shotgun sequence genome, one interval contains:
- the LOC131226983 gene encoding uncharacterized protein LOC131226983 has product MQKERAIAYASRQLKKHEENYPTHNLELAAVVFVLKIWRHYLYDALSRKKTIEFAAPLMVKEWDMVEFVRDFDMKLTVEEPYEFIAHIQAQPMIDSKIIEVQERDELLRKMREGARNDEKSE; this is encoded by the exons ATGCAAAAAGAAAGGGCAATTGCGTATGCGTCTCGGCAGTTAAAGaagcacgaggagaactaccctacacataaTCTCGAGCTTGCGGCGGTGGTGTTCGTATTGAAgatatggaggcactatctctatg ACGCCTTGAGTCGCAAGAAAACGATTGAATTTGCGGCCCCGCTAATGGTGAaagagtgggacatggtggagTTCGTTCGGGACTTCGACATGAAGCTAACGGTGGAGGAACCATATGAATTCATAGCCCACATTCAAGCCCAACCAATGATTGACAGTAAGATCATTGAAGTCCAAGAGAGGGATGAGCTATTGAGGAAGATGAGGGAAGGGGCAAGGAATGATGAGAAGTCTGAATGA